Genomic segment of Oscillospiraceae bacterium:
GCTGCCGCCTAAGAGCAGCAACTCTCGTAAACCTGTCAGCCACTGCAAGTCTTCAAGCGTCGTGGGCATTACACGGAGCGCCTCGTTGTTGAGCCCAACAATATCCCACAAATCACTCGTAAACAATTCACCTGTTGGCTGCCCCAATGCGTCGCGTACCAACGCCTCTATCGCCTCATCCACGAACGCCACAGGCTTGACCAAGCCCTCCAAACGGTACGTCCCTTCAAACAAACGGCTGACCAGTCCGTCCTCGCCCACCGCAACGGCAGTCAGCACATTTTCACCCACCGGCAGCGCAATCGGTGTATCAAACGGCTCACTATTGACCGATGGCATCGAGCCGTCCAGCGTGTAAAAAATCTTGACACCGTCGTCGGTATCAAACGTGACATACACGTGTTCACCAAACTGCCCCGGTTCGGGATCGGGTACAGGCATCCGCGGTCGCAGATCATTAATGCGACCCGCAAGCCCGTCCTGCGCGTCAAGCAACTCAATGGCGTCACGTAGATTATTCTGTAACACAAACAACGCCGACAACGCTGTCAGCATTGTCGGTTCACCGGCTTGTACCTCTAAGCCGGCCAGCAACAGACGCTCAGCCTGCGGATAAAATCCCTGTGCTTTCAGCAATCGCACCGCCTCCAGCCGCACCGCCGGCGATTGCGGCAACCGCGCCAAAGCACGCTCATAGTGCGACACCGCCGTAGCATAATTGCCGACACTTTCAGCCCGCTCAGCTTGCCACACATGATAACGGCTGATAAGCCCGTCGCCAAAGACAAAATAACCCGCAGTCAACCCCGCCGCGATCAGCAGCAGAACAATCAATCTGACAGCGATCTTCATGCAAAATCACCCCGTAGGGCGCGATGGTCTCATCGCACCGTGTAATTGTCACATCTCACATTTCAAAAATTACCCAAACAAATCCAACAACCGCCGAAAGAACCCGCGCCGTGCCGGCAATGCGCCGTCATTTTCGGCACGCGCTGCTTCAATGGCCGGCATTCGAATAACAAATTGCACCATCTCAATGACTTCATCGTTGCGTTCGTCGACAAACGACACCGGTGTAAACTCACTGTCAGCGTCATCAAGGTTCAACGACTCGGTGACCAAGTTGACCAATGCGTTGGCGTCGTAATACAATCGCTCAATGCTTTCCGTCATTTCGCCAATGTTGTCGTTGATACGGCCGGACTCGCCGCGAATGGCGTCCAGGGCATTAAAGCTGTGTAACAGCATTTCGCTGAATGGCAGGAAGACACTGTTGAGCTGTCCTGCCTCGGCATTGAGTGCTGCAGCACCGCCTGAAGCATCATACACGCTGTTGAGAATGCTGTCAAAATCATCAAAAAACGCGCGTGTGCGTTGCAAACGTTCAATCAACTGTGGGATGGTGTTGCGTGCCGTGGACGTGT
This window contains:
- a CDS encoding leucine-rich repeat domain-containing protein, producing MKIAVRLIVLLLIAAGLTAGYFVFGDGLISRYHVWQAERAESVGNYATAVSHYERALARLPQSPAVRLEAVRLLKAQGFYPQAERLLLAGLEVQAGEPTMLTALSALFVLQNNLRDAIELLDAQDGLAGRINDLRPRMPVPDPEPGQFGEHVYVTFDTDDGVKIFYTLDGSMPSVNSEPFDTPIALPVGENVLTAVAVGEDGLVSRLFEGTYRLEGLVKPVAFVDEAIEALVRDALGQPTGELFTSDLWDIVGLNNEALRVMPTTLEDLQWLTGLRELLLLGGSTPLDGLDVLAQLPTLQHLTLENAHVTTSDLDTLAQMDWLRQLDLSNNRITSIEALHDMQLLFSLNLSGNNISDISPLANLAQLEILMLSDNAVNDLSPLEYFEQLHVLRLDDNQITSLTPLANLDLLKNLSVRNNAIASVAPLTNIRSLQILNVSNNNITTLAPLLNCPALRKVDAADNPLRDAVDAFDDARFELQR